From the Deinococcus yavapaiensis KR-236 genome, one window contains:
- a CDS encoding M15 family metallopeptidase has protein sequence MSSRHPTRSAPRAPRRTVLASMVLVGAAILVAYHDESSAAPSPAPSSITAPPLSPRPPARLSGEEDGVVPPGVTIFEDEYPAVAKLSPDLRRALRSAAADASKDGVTLLVKSGWRSRAYQNELLREAVSKYGSVARAARWVATADTSPHVSGDAVDVGPSSAAAWLAKHGATYGLCQIYRNEPWHYELRLQATDRGCPPLYADPTRDPRMH, from the coding sequence ATGTCCTCCCGTCACCCGACTCGATCGGCGCCCCGCGCTCCACGACGCACCGTCCTCGCTTCCATGGTCCTCGTCGGCGCGGCCATTCTCGTCGCCTACCACGACGAGTCGTCGGCCGCTCCGTCTCCGGCACCCTCGTCCATCACCGCGCCACCGCTTTCGCCCCGCCCGCCCGCTCGTCTTTCCGGCGAGGAAGACGGAGTCGTTCCTCCCGGCGTGACCATCTTCGAGGACGAATACCCCGCCGTGGCGAAGCTCAGTCCCGACCTCCGCCGCGCCCTTCGAAGCGCGGCAGCAGACGCTTCGAAAGATGGCGTGACGCTCCTCGTCAAGAGCGGTTGGCGATCCCGCGCGTACCAGAACGAGCTTCTTCGTGAGGCGGTCTCGAAGTACGGTTCGGTCGCGCGAGCTGCGAGGTGGGTCGCCACGGCCGATACGTCTCCTCACGTGTCCGGAGACGCGGTCGACGTCGGACCTTCCAGTGCTGCGGCGTGGTTGGCCAAGCACGGGGCGACGTACGGGCTGTGCCAGATCTACAGAAACGAACCTTGGCACTACGAACTGCGCCTTCAGGCGACCGATCGAGGCTGCCCACCCCTGTACGCCGACCCCACGCGAGATCCGAGGATGCATTGA
- a CDS encoding DMT family transporter, whose protein sequence is MVRVSGVALGLLAALSWGIADFLARFASRAFGAYRAQFYSTFVGLAALTVALLTTGEFSRFGAYDSPSAWTWAVVCAALISVASLAFFQAFGQGVLALVSPIVASYGAVTALLAWWSGESLTVRTGIGLACVLVGIVLSAIPGRAAPGEPKSAGSAWLSPGVIWAVCAAWVYGIAFYLLGAHVTPDLGGLTSIWISRLLGPFALAFIARAANEPLGPVPRGRAGWALVGVGGLATLASVATAFGLGRGEDAVVTVLGSMSTVVTVLLALVVLRERLARHQWLGALVTLAGILLVEG, encoded by the coding sequence GTGGTGCGCGTGAGCGGCGTCGCGCTCGGCCTTCTCGCGGCGCTGAGTTGGGGCATCGCGGATTTCCTCGCGCGCTTCGCGTCACGCGCGTTCGGAGCGTACCGCGCGCAGTTCTACTCGACCTTCGTGGGTCTCGCCGCGCTCACGGTGGCGCTCTTGACGACGGGAGAGTTCAGCCGTTTCGGCGCGTACGACTCGCCGAGCGCGTGGACTTGGGCGGTCGTCTGCGCCGCCCTCATCAGCGTCGCGTCCCTGGCGTTCTTTCAAGCGTTCGGTCAAGGGGTGCTCGCGCTCGTCTCGCCCATTGTGGCGAGTTACGGCGCGGTGACGGCCTTGCTGGCCTGGTGGAGCGGAGAATCGCTCACGGTTCGAACGGGCATCGGGCTGGCGTGCGTGCTCGTCGGAATCGTGCTGTCCGCCATTCCAGGGCGCGCGGCTCCCGGCGAACCGAAATCGGCGGGGTCGGCGTGGCTGTCACCCGGGGTGATCTGGGCGGTGTGCGCCGCGTGGGTGTACGGCATCGCCTTCTACCTTCTCGGCGCGCACGTCACGCCCGATCTCGGCGGGCTCACGTCCATCTGGATCTCCCGCCTGCTCGGTCCCTTCGCGCTCGCGTTCATCGCGAGGGCGGCCAACGAACCGCTCGGCCCCGTGCCGCGTGGTCGAGCGGGATGGGCGCTCGTCGGGGTGGGCGGCCTGGCAACGCTCGCGTCGGTAGCGACCGCCTTCGGTCTGGGCCGAGGCGAGGACGCGGTCGTGACCGTGCTGGGCTCCATGTCGACGGTGGTGACCGTCCTGCTCGCCCTCGTGGTTCTGCGTGAACGTCTCGCGCGGCATCAGTGGCTCGGCGCGCTCGTCACCTTGGCGGGCATCCTGCTCGTGGAAGGTTGA
- a CDS encoding sensor histidine kinase, with protein sequence MSVRFKLTLSYAAFLMLAGTLLLLVVWVFLLRYVPEEIQIQPRSSPNHVATGASSSAPGSVRPLFVPNRSDLVRAFVPKAAVVLIFLLVFGLVGGWLLAGRILAPLTRITDATRLAATGSLSHRIRLAGHEDEFRELADAFDAMLARLEAHVREQRRFAANASHELRTPLAITRTLLDVARKDPNRDTDELIDRLHAVNTRAVGLTEALLVLSRADQRSFTPEHVDLSLVAEEATETLLPLAEKRGVRIETSGDVTPTIGSRTLLLQLTTNLVHNAIVHNLSEQGRVWITASVHGRGVALTVENTGENLPPELVATLVEPFLRGTERTATDHAGVGLGLAIVNSITRAHDGTLSLTPRAAGGLRVTVRLPAAPPDRHEAKRDHS encoded by the coding sequence GTGAGCGTTCGCTTCAAACTCACCCTCAGTTACGCCGCATTTCTGATGCTGGCGGGCACTTTGCTGCTGCTGGTGGTGTGGGTGTTCCTGCTACGGTATGTCCCCGAGGAGATCCAAATCCAGCCACGGTCCTCACCGAACCACGTGGCGACGGGAGCGAGCTCGTCCGCTCCAGGGTCGGTTCGCCCGCTCTTCGTCCCGAATCGCTCGGATTTGGTGCGCGCCTTCGTTCCCAAGGCAGCGGTGGTGCTGATCTTCCTCCTGGTCTTCGGGCTCGTCGGGGGTTGGCTGCTCGCCGGACGAATTCTCGCTCCCCTGACGCGAATCACCGACGCCACGCGCCTCGCCGCGACCGGCTCGCTCTCTCATCGAATCCGGCTCGCGGGCCACGAAGACGAGTTTCGCGAACTCGCCGACGCTTTCGACGCCATGCTCGCGCGCCTCGAAGCGCACGTACGCGAACAGCGGAGATTCGCAGCCAACGCCTCCCACGAGTTGCGCACGCCCCTGGCGATCACGCGGACGCTGCTCGACGTGGCCCGCAAAGATCCGAATCGCGACACCGACGAGCTGATCGACCGCCTTCACGCGGTCAACACCCGGGCGGTCGGCCTCACCGAAGCGCTTCTCGTGCTGAGCCGCGCCGATCAGCGGTCCTTCACGCCAGAACACGTCGACTTGTCCCTCGTCGCGGAAGAAGCCACGGAAACGCTCCTTCCCCTCGCAGAGAAACGCGGCGTCAGGATCGAGACTTCCGGTGACGTGACGCCCACCATCGGATCACGCACGCTTCTGCTGCAGTTGACGACGAACCTCGTGCACAACGCGATCGTCCACAATCTGTCCGAGCAGGGCCGCGTGTGGATCACGGCCAGCGTTCACGGGCGCGGCGTGGCGCTCACCGTCGAGAACACCGGCGAGAACCTTCCCCCCGAGTTGGTAGCCACGCTCGTCGAGCCGTTTCTTCGCGGCACCGAGCGTACCGCCACCGATCACGCGGGCGTCGGTTTGGGCTTGGCGATCGTCAACAGCATCACCCGAGCACACGACGGAACCCTTTCCCTCACGCCTCGGGCCGCCGGGGGACTTCGTGTGACGGTGCGACTCCCCGCCGCGCCGCCAGATCGTCACGAAGCTAAGCGAGACCACTCTTGA
- a CDS encoding response regulator transcription factor, whose translation MRVLIVEDEPYLAQAIRDGLRLEAIAADIAGDGDTALELLSINAYDIAILDRDIPGPSGDEIARSIVASGSGTPILMLTAADRLDDKASGFELGADDYLTKPFELQELVLRLRALDRRRAYSRPPVRELGSLRLDPFRREVYRDGRHVALTRKQFAVLEILVAAEGGVVSAEELLKRAWDESADPFTNAVRITVSALRKRLGEPWLIATVPGVGYRIDTVPGAEREWERRG comes from the coding sequence ATGCGTGTGTTGATCGTCGAGGACGAACCCTACTTGGCGCAGGCCATTCGCGACGGCCTGCGGCTGGAGGCGATCGCCGCCGATATCGCCGGTGACGGTGATACCGCTTTGGAGTTGCTGAGCATCAACGCTTACGACATCGCCATCCTCGACCGTGACATTCCCGGACCTTCCGGTGACGAAATCGCGCGAAGCATCGTCGCCTCGGGCAGCGGCACGCCGATCCTGATGCTCACCGCTGCCGACCGACTCGACGACAAGGCCTCCGGATTCGAGCTCGGCGCCGATGATTACCTCACCAAGCCGTTCGAGTTGCAAGAGCTCGTACTCAGGCTCAGGGCCCTCGATCGACGCCGCGCCTACAGCAGGCCGCCCGTTCGGGAGCTCGGAAGCTTACGCTTGGACCCGTTTCGGCGCGAAGTCTACCGGGACGGCCGTCACGTGGCGCTGACCAGGAAGCAGTTCGCCGTGCTCGAAATCCTGGTCGCCGCCGAGGGTGGGGTCGTCAGCGCCGAGGAGCTCTTGAAGCGGGCTTGGGACGAAAGCGCCGATCCTTTCACCAACGCCGTGCGCATCACCGTCTCGGCGTTGCGAAAGCGGCTCGGCGAACCGTGGCTGATCGCCACGGTGCCCGGCGTCGGCTACCGCATCGACACGGTGCCCGGCGCCGAGCGCGAGTGGGAACGCCGTGGGTAG